In one window of Tumebacillus algifaecis DNA:
- the gcvPA gene encoding aminomethyl-transferring glycine dehydrogenase subunit GcvPA, which produces MNKFSYIPNTEADRKQMLDFLGVEKVEDLFNDIPERARLGRALNIPKELSEVELYRYFNELASKNKNLEEHINFLGAGAYQHHIPAVVDSIIGRSEFFTSYTPYQPEISQGMLQAIFEYQTIVCELTGMDVSNASMYDGPTAFGEAAFIACAATRRSKVIVARSVNPEYREVLATYSYGQNIEVVEVGIENGLIDLNDLEAKLDDTVAGVFVQYPNFFGSIEDLKVIGEMAHSKKALFIVSVNPIAMGVLEAPGNFDADIVVGEGQSMGNRISFGGPYLGLLAVKKDQVRRIPGRVVGQTTDLDGRRAFVLTLQAREQHIRREKASSNICSNQALNALAATVYATYMGKHGFQEVARLNLQKAHYAFKRLTAIPKVKALFENTPFFNEFAIQIEGDVAEVNKQLLESKIVGGYDLGTTYPEFKGAMLIAVTELRTKEDIDLLAERLEAIL; this is translated from the coding sequence GTGAATAAATTCAGTTACATTCCGAACACGGAAGCTGACCGCAAGCAAATGCTCGACTTTCTGGGCGTCGAAAAAGTAGAAGACCTGTTCAACGACATCCCGGAGCGTGCTCGCCTCGGACGCGCGCTGAACATCCCCAAAGAGCTGTCTGAAGTCGAACTGTATCGTTATTTTAACGAACTTGCTTCCAAAAACAAGAACCTCGAAGAGCACATCAACTTCCTCGGTGCAGGCGCCTATCAGCATCACATTCCGGCAGTTGTCGATTCGATCATCGGCCGTTCCGAGTTCTTTACCTCCTACACCCCGTACCAGCCGGAAATCTCGCAAGGGATGTTGCAGGCGATCTTCGAATACCAGACGATCGTCTGCGAATTGACCGGCATGGACGTTTCGAACGCTTCGATGTACGACGGCCCGACCGCCTTTGGCGAAGCGGCGTTCATCGCCTGTGCGGCAACGCGCAGAAGCAAAGTGATCGTCGCGCGCTCGGTCAACCCGGAGTATCGTGAAGTTCTGGCGACTTACTCCTATGGTCAAAACATCGAAGTGGTGGAAGTTGGCATCGAGAATGGCCTCATCGACCTGAACGATCTCGAGGCGAAGCTCGATGATACGGTTGCTGGCGTGTTTGTTCAATATCCGAACTTCTTCGGTAGCATCGAAGACCTGAAAGTGATCGGCGAAATGGCACACAGCAAAAAAGCGCTGTTCATCGTTTCTGTCAACCCGATCGCGATGGGTGTGCTCGAAGCGCCGGGCAACTTTGACGCAGACATCGTCGTCGGAGAAGGTCAGTCGATGGGCAACCGCATCTCCTTTGGTGGCCCGTACCTCGGCCTTCTGGCTGTTAAAAAAGATCAAGTGCGCCGCATCCCGGGCCGTGTTGTCGGACAAACGACCGACTTGGATGGCCGCCGTGCGTTCGTGCTGACTCTGCAAGCGCGCGAACAGCACATTCGCCGCGAAAAAGCGTCCTCCAACATTTGCTCCAACCAAGCGCTCAACGCACTGGCTGCGACGGTGTACGCTACCTACATGGGCAAGCACGGTTTCCAAGAAGTCGCACGTCTCAACCTGCAAAAAGCGCATTATGCATTTAAGCGTCTGACTGCGATTCCGAAAGTGAAAGCACTCTTTGAAAACACGCCGTTCTTCAACGAGTTCGCGATCCAGATCGAAGGCGATGTGGCCGAAGTAAACAAACAGCTGCTCGAAAGCAAGATCGTCGGCGGCTACGACCTTGGCACGACCTATCCGGAGTTCAAAGGTGCGATGCTGATCGCCGTGACCGAGCTGCGCACGAAAGAAGACATTGATCTGTTGGCCGAAAGACTGGAGGCGATCCTGTAA
- the gcvPB gene encoding aminomethyl-transferring glycine dehydrogenase subunit GcvPB, with protein sequence MRQEKDKALIFELSQAGRISYSLPDLDVPEEPIENLLPKQYIRSTPAALPEVAELDLVRHFTELSKRNHGVDDGFYPLGSCTMKYNPKRNEKAAAITGLAQIHPLQPQEQVQGALELMYKLQSELAEITGMDEVSLQPAAGAHGEWTGLMMIRAYHESRGEKRTTVIVPDSAHGTNPASATVAGYRTVTVKSNENGGVDLEALKQVVNEDTAALMLTNPSTLGLFEDQIIEISEIVHEAGGMLYYDGANANAILGYARPGDMGFDVVHLNLHKTFTTPHGGGGPGSGPVGVKKELIPFLPKPRVEQAADGSYVLNWDRPQSIGKVKGFWGNFGINVRAYSYIRTMGPEGLKRVTEDAVLNANYMMRRLQPHFELPYDRVCKHEFVLSGRKLKKEYGVKTLDLAKRLLDFGVHPPTIYFPLNVEEAIMIEPTETENLQTLDSFCDLMIQISKEAEENADLIKNAPYNTKVNRLDETTAARNPVLRFNFEG encoded by the coding sequence ATGCGTCAAGAGAAAGATAAAGCGTTGATTTTTGAACTGAGTCAAGCGGGCCGCATCTCCTACAGCTTGCCGGATCTTGATGTGCCGGAAGAGCCGATCGAGAACTTGCTTCCGAAACAATACATCCGCAGCACTCCGGCCGCTTTGCCGGAAGTGGCAGAACTGGACTTGGTGCGTCACTTCACCGAGCTCTCCAAGCGCAACCACGGGGTCGATGACGGCTTCTATCCGCTCGGTTCCTGTACGATGAAATACAACCCGAAACGCAACGAAAAGGCGGCAGCGATCACCGGCTTGGCACAGATTCACCCGCTGCAGCCGCAAGAGCAGGTGCAAGGCGCTCTCGAACTGATGTACAAGTTGCAGAGCGAGCTTGCTGAAATCACTGGCATGGACGAAGTGTCACTGCAACCGGCAGCAGGCGCACACGGCGAGTGGACCGGCTTGATGATGATTCGCGCCTACCATGAGTCGCGTGGCGAGAAGCGCACCACCGTCATCGTGCCAGACTCTGCGCACGGTACCAACCCGGCGTCGGCGACCGTTGCTGGCTATCGCACCGTCACCGTCAAGTCGAACGAAAACGGCGGTGTTGACCTCGAAGCGCTGAAGCAGGTGGTCAATGAGGACACGGCAGCTCTGATGCTGACCAACCCGTCTACGCTCGGACTGTTCGAAGACCAGATCATCGAGATTTCCGAAATCGTGCACGAAGCTGGCGGCATGCTCTATTATGACGGCGCGAACGCCAATGCGATCTTGGGTTATGCGCGTCCGGGCGACATGGGCTTTGACGTGGTTCACTTGAACTTGCACAAAACGTTCACCACTCCGCACGGCGGCGGTGGCCCAGGCTCCGGTCCGGTCGGCGTGAAAAAAGAGTTGATTCCTTTCCTGCCGAAACCGCGCGTGGAGCAAGCAGCAGATGGCTCTTATGTACTGAACTGGGATCGCCCGCAGTCGATCGGCAAAGTCAAAGGTTTCTGGGGGAACTTTGGCATCAACGTGCGTGCGTACTCTTACATCCGCACGATGGGTCCGGAAGGCTTGAAGCGTGTCACCGAAGATGCGGTGCTGAACGCCAACTACATGATGCGTCGTCTGCAGCCGCACTTCGAACTGCCGTATGATCGCGTCTGCAAGCATGAGTTCGTCCTCTCTGGCCGCAAGCTGAAAAAAGAGTACGGAGTCAAAACGCTCGACCTGGCCAAGCGCCTGCTCGACTTCGGTGTCCATCCGCCGACGATCTACTTCCCGTTGAACGTGGAAGAAGCGATCATGATCGAGCCGACCGAAACTGAGAATCTGCAAACGCTCGACTCCTTCTGCGATCTGATGATCCAAATTTCCAAAGAAGCAGAGGAAAACGCAGACCTCATCAAAAACGCACCGTACAACACGAAAGTCAATCGCCTGGACGAAACGACAGCCGCACGCAACCCGGTACTCCGTTTCAACTTCGAAGGGTAA
- a CDS encoding histidine phosphatase family protein, with translation MNQLVRLTLVRHGETIWNREMRLQGSQDIPLSEIGLAQAEAVAKRLSAEQFHALYSSHLQRAHKTAETIASRSQVPHHVAEDLRERHFGEVEGLTREEILRHYPEFWNGDHTYDVAGVESFVALRDRAHQAIDKIADHHLGEHVVIVSHGGTINAFLNAFLNAISAGLHGSGVNKLGNTSITRVFREADGSWQIIEIGCTAHLDG, from the coding sequence ATGAACCAGCTAGTACGGTTGACGCTCGTTCGCCACGGAGAGACGATCTGGAACCGTGAGATGAGGCTGCAGGGCTCACAAGACATCCCGCTGTCTGAAATCGGGCTCGCACAAGCGGAGGCGGTCGCCAAACGCCTGTCTGCCGAACAGTTCCACGCCCTCTACTCCAGCCATTTACAGCGTGCCCACAAAACGGCCGAAACGATCGCCAGCCGCTCGCAAGTGCCCCATCATGTTGCTGAAGACCTGCGCGAGCGTCATTTCGGCGAGGTCGAAGGACTGACCCGCGAGGAAATCTTGCGCCACTACCCAGAATTTTGGAACGGCGATCACACATATGATGTCGCAGGTGTCGAATCATTTGTAGCTCTTCGCGACCGCGCACACCAAGCGATAGACAAGATCGCAGACCATCACCTGGGCGAACATGTGGTCATCGTCTCTCACGGCGGCACGATCAACGCCTTTCTCAACGCCTTTCTCAACGCCATCTCCGCCGGCCTGCACGGGTCTGGTGTCAACAAATTAGGCAATACCAGCATCACCCGCGTCTTTCGCGAGGCGGACGGGAGCTGGCAGATCATCGAGATTGGCTGTACCGCCCATCTGGACGGATAG
- the aroQ gene encoding type II 3-dehydroquinate dehydratase has product MAKILVLHGPNLNLLGTREPDVYGRTTLSQINRDLALLADRFGVELESFQSNHEGALIDRLQASVGNTDGIIFNPAAYTHTSIAIRDCLSAIMIPTIEVHLSNIHAREEFRHRSMIAPVVMGQISGLGALGYTLAFHALLEDFAKRGLLSAE; this is encoded by the coding sequence TTGGCGAAAATACTGGTTTTGCATGGACCTAACCTCAATCTTCTCGGCACTCGGGAGCCCGATGTGTACGGGCGGACGACATTGTCTCAGATCAACCGAGACTTGGCGCTGTTGGCCGATCGGTTTGGTGTGGAGTTGGAGAGCTTTCAATCCAACCACGAAGGAGCACTGATCGACCGCTTGCAGGCGTCTGTCGGCAATACGGACGGGATCATTTTCAATCCGGCTGCCTACACGCATACCAGCATCGCCATCCGCGATTGTCTGTCGGCGATCATGATCCCGACAATCGAAGTGCATCTGTCCAACATCCATGCACGAGAGGAGTTCCGTCATCGCTCGATGATCGCTCCGGTCGTCATGGGACAGATCAGCGGCTTAGGCGCGCTCGGCTACACGCTGGCTTTCCATGCGTTGCTTGAAGATTTTGCCAAAAGAGGTTTGTTATCTGCTGAGTAG
- a CDS encoding M24 family metallopeptidase: MEQRLIRLREAMTAQGLEAMLILKKENRFYISGFTGSTGYLLVTHDEAILLTDFRYTEQATEQCPHCRVVEAKELLESLKSELAAKKLTKLAFEKDFVNYGLYETLRNKLDGVTLEPASDLVESIRMFKDESELVIMRKAAQIADQTFSHILGVLRPGISEIDVALELEFHMRKLGAKCSSFDIIVASGTRSSLPHGVASEKILEAGDLVTMDFGAYYQGYCSDLTRTVVLGQPNDKQREIYDIVLKSQLFTLENIKVGMTGIEADALARDIITEHGYGDNFGHSLGHGLGTVVHEMPSLSVRGNIVLEPGMVVTVEPGIYIPNFGGVRIEDDIVMQEGGIEILTSSTKELLIIG; the protein is encoded by the coding sequence GTGGAACAACGTCTGATCCGTTTGCGTGAAGCGATGACTGCACAGGGCTTGGAAGCGATGCTCATCCTGAAAAAGGAGAACCGTTTTTACATCTCCGGCTTTACCGGTTCGACGGGCTACTTGCTCGTCACGCATGATGAAGCAATTCTGCTCACCGACTTCCGTTATACCGAGCAAGCGACCGAGCAATGCCCGCATTGCCGAGTGGTGGAAGCGAAAGAGCTCCTCGAGTCTCTGAAAAGTGAACTGGCAGCGAAGAAGCTGACCAAGCTGGCGTTTGAAAAGGACTTTGTCAACTACGGTCTGTACGAAACGCTGCGCAATAAGCTTGACGGTGTCACGCTCGAGCCGGCCAGCGATCTTGTTGAGTCAATTCGCATGTTCAAAGACGAGAGTGAACTTGTGATCATGCGCAAAGCTGCTCAGATCGCAGATCAAACGTTCTCGCACATCTTGGGTGTTCTGCGCCCAGGTATCTCCGAGATCGATGTTGCGCTCGAACTGGAGTTCCACATGCGCAAACTTGGCGCAAAGTGCTCCTCGTTCGACATCATCGTAGCTTCGGGGACTCGCTCCTCCTTGCCGCATGGCGTGGCCAGCGAGAAAATTCTCGAAGCGGGCGATTTAGTGACGATGGATTTTGGTGCATACTATCAAGGGTACTGCTCCGACCTCACGCGTACTGTTGTTTTGGGTCAACCGAACGACAAGCAGCGTGAGATCTATGACATCGTCCTGAAATCCCAACTCTTCACGCTCGAGAACATCAAAGTGGGCATGACCGGCATTGAAGCGGACGCGCTGGCACGCGACATCATCACAGAGCATGGTTACGGCGACAACTTCGGTCACTCGCTCGGACATGGTCTGGGCACTGTAGTCCACGAAATGCCGAGCCTGTCTGTTCGCGGCAACATCGTGCTCGAGCCGGGCATGGTCGTGACGGTCGAACCGGGCATCTACATCCCGAACTTCGGTGGCGTGCGCATCGAAGATGACATCGTGATGCAGGAAGGCGGCATTGAGATCCTCACCTCTTCCACCAAGGAACTCCTGATCATCGGGTAG
- the efp gene encoding elongation factor P, which yields MISSNDFRPGVTIEYDGGLWRVVEFMHVKPGKGAAFVRTKLKNIRTGAVREMTFRAGEKVPRARVETRKMQYLYNDGELYTFMDNETYEQLGVPANMLEDEMKYLLENMECAVMIYEGQAIGVELPNTVVLEVAETEPGIKGDTAQGGSKNAVMQTGAVVQVPLFIEVGEKLIIDTRNGAYVSRA from the coding sequence ATGATTTCTTCGAACGATTTTCGTCCAGGCGTAACGATTGAGTATGATGGCGGCCTTTGGCGCGTTGTCGAGTTTATGCACGTTAAACCGGGCAAAGGCGCAGCTTTCGTCCGCACCAAGCTGAAGAACATCCGCACCGGTGCGGTTCGTGAGATGACGTTCCGCGCAGGCGAAAAGGTTCCGCGTGCACGCGTTGAAACTCGCAAAATGCAATACCTCTACAACGACGGTGAACTCTACACGTTCATGGACAATGAGACGTATGAGCAATTGGGAGTTCCGGCGAACATGCTGGAAGATGAAATGAAATATCTGCTGGAGAACATGGAATGTGCGGTCATGATCTACGAAGGTCAAGCGATCGGCGTCGAACTGCCGAACACGGTAGTGCTTGAAGTGGCAGAAACCGAACCGGGCATCAAAGGCGACACTGCACAAGGCGGTTCCAAAAACGCTGTCATGCAAACGGGTGCTGTGGTGCAAGTTCCGCTGTTCATCGAAGTCGGTGAGAAACTGATCATCGACACTCGTAACGGCGCATACGTGTCCCGTGCATAA
- a CDS encoding YqhV family protein produces MFSYLRDHILIGMAGLRLLSGMIEVTVAILMFYFGSVQKAVQLNAALALVGPTVLILVTSLGLIGLADRLEFWRMVVVMCGVGLILWGVRG; encoded by the coding sequence ATGTTTTCGTATCTTCGCGATCATATTCTGATCGGAATGGCCGGACTAAGGCTGCTCTCCGGGATGATTGAGGTGACGGTTGCCATCCTGATGTTTTACTTCGGCAGCGTCCAGAAAGCGGTGCAACTAAACGCAGCTCTTGCCTTAGTAGGGCCAACCGTATTGATTTTAGTGACGTCGCTCGGTCTGATCGGTCTGGCTGACAGGTTGGAATTTTGGCGCATGGTCGTTGTGATGTGTGGTGTGGGACTGATTCTTTGGGGCGTTCGCGGTTAA
- a CDS encoding CD1247 N-terminal domain-containing protein: MNQIKERLAYLKGLAEGLNVGQSTPEGRVLVGIMEVMNEMARSLDRLTMMQDQLEEYIEAVDDDLGDLEDHVFGESLEEDDFEYDEDLELDDDTAIEYLEMICPNCGETVFVDEDVFKGDEIIEVLCPECQETVLVNDNTGEDEVTTDL; this comes from the coding sequence TTGAACCAAATCAAAGAACGATTGGCTTATCTGAAAGGTTTGGCAGAAGGATTGAACGTAGGGCAAAGCACTCCGGAAGGCCGCGTGCTTGTCGGTATCATGGAAGTCATGAATGAGATGGCTCGCTCTCTTGATCGCTTGACGATGATGCAGGATCAATTGGAAGAGTACATCGAAGCGGTCGATGATGACCTCGGAGATTTGGAAGATCACGTATTTGGCGAGAGTCTTGAGGAAGATGATTTCGAATATGACGAGGATCTTGAGCTGGATGACGACACCGCCATCGAATATTTGGAGATGATTTGCCCAAACTGCGGGGAGACCGTGTTTGTGGATGAAGATGTATTTAAAGGTGATGAAATTATCGAAGTGCTCTGCCCGGAATGTCAAGAGACCGTTTTGGTCAATGACAACACGGGCGAGGATGAAGTGACTACAGACTTGTAG